In a genomic window of Mycolicibacillus parakoreensis:
- a CDS encoding glycoside hydrolase family 13 protein encodes MGSHWWTDAVFYQLYPRSFADSDGDGVGDLDGVTAHLDHLQQLTVDAIWLNPVTVSPMVDHGYDVADPRAVDPLFGGAAALDRLLVAAHARGIRVVMDVVPNHTSAAHRWFVEALAAAPGSPARGRYFFRDGRGPDGARPPNNWISVFGGPAWTRVTEADGSPGQWYLHLFAPEQPDLNWANPEVVADFATTVRFWLERGVDGFRIDVAHGMAKPPGLPDMPTTDIGLLAHRDDDPRFNQPGVHAIHRAIRAVVDDYPDAVTIGEVWVRDNTAFAAYLRPDELHLGFNFRLVQADFDAAQIRDAIENSLAAAALAGAPPTWTLANHDVVRTVTRYGGGPVGRARAAAMALVLLALPGVVFVYNGEELGLPEADLPDAARQDPVWERSGHTEPGRDGARVPLPWSGDAPPFGFSTTPRTWLPMPDDWAELTVQRQHRDPASTLTLYRRALELRRTRPEFDDDQIDWLGAPDDVVAFRRGALVCLLNTGQRPVALPAGRVIVASAAPEGGALAPDAAAWLI; translated from the coding sequence ATGGGTTCGCACTGGTGGACCGACGCGGTGTTCTACCAGCTCTATCCGCGCTCGTTCGCCGACAGCGACGGCGACGGCGTCGGCGACCTCGACGGGGTCACCGCGCACCTGGACCATCTGCAGCAGCTCACGGTGGACGCGATCTGGTTGAACCCGGTCACGGTCTCGCCGATGGTCGACCACGGCTACGACGTGGCCGACCCGCGGGCGGTGGACCCGCTGTTCGGCGGGGCGGCGGCGCTGGACCGGCTGCTGGTGGCCGCGCACGCCCGCGGGATCCGGGTGGTCATGGACGTGGTGCCCAACCACACCAGCGCCGCGCATCGGTGGTTCGTCGAGGCGTTGGCGGCCGCGCCCGGCAGCCCGGCGCGCGGCCGGTATTTCTTCCGGGACGGCCGCGGGCCCGACGGTGCACGCCCGCCCAACAACTGGATCTCGGTGTTCGGGGGCCCGGCCTGGACCCGGGTGACCGAGGCCGACGGGTCCCCCGGCCAGTGGTATCTGCACCTGTTCGCCCCCGAACAGCCGGATCTGAACTGGGCCAACCCGGAGGTGGTGGCCGATTTCGCCACGACGGTGCGGTTCTGGCTGGAGCGCGGGGTCGACGGGTTCCGCATCGACGTCGCCCACGGGATGGCCAAACCGCCCGGGCTGCCGGACATGCCGACCACCGACATCGGGCTGCTGGCCCACCGCGACGACGATCCGCGGTTCAACCAGCCCGGGGTGCACGCGATCCACCGGGCGATCCGCGCCGTCGTCGACGACTATCCCGACGCGGTGACCATCGGGGAGGTGTGGGTGCGCGACAACACCGCGTTCGCGGCCTATCTGCGCCCCGACGAGCTGCACCTGGGGTTCAACTTCCGGCTGGTGCAGGCCGACTTCGACGCCGCGCAGATCCGTGACGCCATCGAGAACTCGCTGGCCGCGGCCGCGCTGGCCGGCGCGCCGCCGACCTGGACGCTGGCCAACCACGACGTGGTGCGCACGGTGACCCGCTACGGCGGCGGCCCGGTGGGCCGCGCCCGCGCCGCGGCGATGGCCCTGGTGCTGCTGGCGCTGCCGGGGGTGGTGTTCGTCTACAACGGCGAGGAACTGGGGCTGCCGGAGGCCGACCTGCCCGACGCGGCCCGCCAGGACCCGGTGTGGGAGCGCTCCGGGCACACCGAGCCCGGTCGCGACGGGGCCCGGGTGCCGCTGCCGTGGTCCGGTGACGCTCCGCCGTTCGGATTCTCCACCACCCCGCGGACCTGGCTGCCGATGCCCGACGACTGGGCGGAGCTGACCGTGCAGCGCCAGCACCGCGACCCGGCGTCGACGCTGACGCTGTACCGGCGCGCCCTTGAATTGCGTCGCACCCGGCCGGAGTTCGACGACGATCAGATCGACTGGTTGGGCGCACCGGATGATGTGGTGGCGTTTCGCCGCGGCGCGCTGGTGTGCCTGCTCAACACCGGTCAACGGCCGGTGGCGCTGCCGGCGGGTCGGGTGATCGTGGCCAGCGCGGCACCGGA